AATGGTCAATCCCTCGCCCGCGAGCAAGAAGTGCATAACGCCTTCGCTCATTTCGTGCAACGCCGGACGCGTCCTCTCCGGGTCGAGCCGGAGTTGGAGCAGACATTTGTCGATATACGCATAGACATGCCCGTCGATGGGCCACCACCGTCCTTTTACGATTGGTTTCCGCCACTCGCCAATCTTCAGCGTATCAATGCAGAAGTCGCGGTACCGCGCGTCGCCTGACTGCTCGGACAAATACATCAGCGCGTCTCCAAGCCCTGTCGGGCCCATGTCAACGTTGAGATCTCCCTCGAAGCAGCCCGGCGGCGGATTGTCCGTCAACTTGCCCACGAGGTAATCCGCTAACCGTTGCGCCGCGCCCAGCGATTCTCTGTTTCCGAACAGGGCATAGTCACTGGTGAGCCCCAACACGAGGTACGACATCTCGTGAACGTCCCAGAGCCTGGCAATGCGCGCCTCGGGCTTCATCAGACCGATGTAACCGTCGTCTTCCTGCGTCGCGATGGTTGCCGCGACAACGTGCTCCTTCCGTGCAATCGCGGCCGGATTGCCCGTATGGAACGCCAGCCGCGTCAGACCGTCAATGAACATGCCCAGTCCGATGAACCCGTCTGTCTGGTTACGCTCCTGGAACGGTTTGATGAAGTCGTTGTCGACATCCACCGCCAGCAGATTATTCTCCACGGTGACGTCAATACGACGCCCCATTTCCCCGCCGATGTCGATCGCGTCCAGCTCGATGTGCTCCAATTCGTAAGCCATCGCCGAAAACATTACCATCACCAGCCCTCCAGTCAGGCAGGTTCCTGCCAGAATTCCCCTGTGCATAGACGCCTCCAATTCGGTCCCTTGCGCTCACAGCCCATTCATCAGAAACTCGACCGCTCGAAGGATAGCAGACCGCGCGTCACGCCGCCACGCCGAAGTCCCCGTCACGGCGCCAAACGGCCATAAGAGAACGCGCTCCCAGGAAGACCACCGGGACGCGCCTCGACATTGCGCGGCCCCCAAACGAAGGGCCGTCTTATCCCCCCGCGAATTGACCGCCCATTTCCTTCTCGAGCGCCCGCAGCTTCGCCTTCATCTGCTCAAGCCGCCTTGCATACCGCTCGTTCCCGCATAGGTCGTGCGCCTCCAAGGGATCCTTCCTGAGATTGAACAGCAGATATTTCTCAAGCTTGGGGTACCAAATCAGCTTGAAGTTGCCGGCGGTAACCATCCGCTGAAGGTCCATGTATGCCCCGTAGATGGCGTCATAGCTTTCTTTCCGGCGGCCGTCGATGAGCGGCATCAAGCTCCTGAAGCGCACGTGCTCGGGAACCTTGCATTCCGCCAACTCCAGCGTTGTCGGCATGATGTCCTGGAGATATACCCCCGCATGAATGCGCTTATCTTTCTGAATGCCCGGCCCGCAGACGATGAGCGGCACGCGAACGCTGTGGTCGTACATGTTCTGCTTGCCCAACAGCCCGTGATGCCCAAGCGCAAGGCCGTTGTCCGCTGCAAAGAAGATATAGGTGTTGCCCGTCTTGCCCGTCTTCTCGAGAGCATCCAGGATGCGCCCGACCTGCGCGTCCATATGCGTGATGATCGCATAGTACTCCCGCCGGTGAACCTTTACGGCGAGCTCGGTTCGCGGGAAAGGCGCCAGTTTTTCGTCCCGAAGCGATTCCCCGCATCCAATCGCATCCTTATATGGATACTCGGGCATATAATTCCCCGGCAGAGCGATCTTTTCCGGCGGATACATGTCGACGTATTCCTTGGGCGACTGCCGCGGATCATGCGGCGCGTTGAACGCCAGGTACATGAAGAACGGGGCGTCACTCCCGGCGGCCTGTTCAAGAAACGCGACACCGTCGTCGGCCAGAACTTCGCTCCAATGCCTGCCGCCCTTCCAATAGCCCTCGAACTCAGGGTCGTAAGGACTCCACCCATCCGGCTGCCCCTCGATGGGCCGTCCATAACCCTCGTCGGTCTGATTCGGCATGCCCGGACGCTCACTCATCACATGGTCGAATACCGCGGCCGGCTTGGTCGCGACGTGCCACTTGCCACTGAAATACGTGTCGTACCCCGCCGCTTTCAAGTACTGCGGCCACAAACGTCCCGCCGCCGCTTCGCCGTCGAGTTTGGCTTCGAGCTCTTTCGCTTCCCACAAGAACCGGCCCGTGTTGAGCATGGTCCGGCTTGCCACGCACACCGCCCCCTGCCAGGCGCCCATGTTGTACGCGTGGGTAAAGGTCACGCCACCACGCACCAGCCGGTTCAGGTTCGGCGTGTGGATTTCGCCGCAACCCAGCGCGTTGACGGCCTCGTAGGTAAAGTCGTCCGCGAAAATGAACAGCATGTTGGGCGGGCTCTGAGCCTGTTCTTCGGCAAACCCGAGGCGATTCAAGGCAACGGCCGCAGCCCCCATTCCCATGGCGCGCAAGAAATCCCGCCGTCGCATTAGAAACCCCCCTTCCGCCCCCGATGATAGAGAAACGCGCCCCGCGATGCCAGAAACAGGCGAAAGGACGAACGCAGGCGAGCGGCGGCCCTTCTGGGGTCGCCGGGCGCCAGCCCGCCGTTCTTTGCGGCTGCGGTGCAAGAACGCAGGGGATGGTATGATAGCCCCACGACTTGGTTCCGGCACCCATCAAACGAAGGGCTCTTGGCCATGGGAACAATTCTCGTCATAACGAGCGTATTCGTCTGCCTGTCCGGTTACGCCGCCGTCATAGAAGTCGACGGCACGAACGGCGCCGCAATCGCCAAGGCCATCGAGATCTCCTCTCCCGGCGACACGGTATCCATCCCCGAAGGCATATATCTCGTCGACAGGGCTCTGGCACCAAAATCCGGTGTACGCGTCATCGGCGCGGGCCAGGACAAAACCATGCTTCGGTTCACGGGCGAACAGCCCGCCGTCTTCATGGGGTTGAGCGGCGTCAAGGACGTCGAAATTGCCCACATGACGCTGGACGGCGCCGATAACCCCAACGCAACTCAAGGGATCTCAGGTAGCAACTCGAAACGGCTCAATATCCACCACGTAACCGTTCGCAACCTGGTCAAAGGTGCGGGATTCGGTCCACACGGCATTCTTTTTGCCGGGATCAACCCCACGCGGGAGAACGGCGTCACCGAAAGCGCAATCGCCGATTGCCGGTTCGAGAATATCGGCGTCGAAGCCGGTTTCGCGGGCGCCATCCGCCTTTCCTGGGGCTCATCCAACAACAGGATCCTGCGGTGCACAATCGAAAACACCGGACGAGGCGGCATCTTCACGGACAACGGCTCCACGGACAACATCATCCAATACAACACGGTCAACGGTTCGGGAGGCGAGGGGCTCGGAATCGAGGTGTGGGGCGGCTCCGACCGGTCCCTCATCGAACACAACACCATCGACCATTGGCTCAGCATCGGCGGCTGCAGCAATTGCGCCGCACGGCACAACACCATCAGCGACCACTCGGGCGCCTACAAGTTCTGCGGCATCGAAGCCATCGGCTCATACATCATCGTCACCGACAACACCGTCGACGGAGGCGCCAAGATCGGACTATCCCTGTCCTCCCCCCATGTCATGAACTATTTCCTGTGGGCGCGCAATACCGTTCGCGAATGCAACCAATGGGGTTCGCAGCTCCAGGGCGAGGCCGGCGGCATTGCCTGGCATTACTTCTACGACTGCACCTTCGAAAACATGCCCGTGGGCGTCGGGCCCGTTTGGTATCCAGGCGATGAAGGCTATGGATTCCGCGTCCTCGGGAATTGCCGCAACATCACCTTCGAAAACTGCGTTTTTCGCAACAACGCCCGCCTCGGACTGCAACTCCTCGGACCGAACGTCGACGCACTGTACTTCCTCAATTGCACCATCAGCGGCAACAGCCGCGCCGCGGTATCCGGCCCTTCCGGTTACACCGCGCTCGAGTTTGAGAACTGTGCCGTCTCCGGCAACGGAAGCGATGCCCTGCCCGAAAGGAAATCCTTCGCAACCGCACGTCCGGCCGCATCCTTCACCGCCCCCCGGGAAGCCCGCTCGGGCGAGACAGTCGCCCTGCAAAACACTTCAAGCCCCTCGGGACCGCCTCTCGCCGCTGCTCTGTGGGACCTCGGTGCAGGCCTCCCCGTCTTCCACGACCTCGCCGCAAAGGAAGCCGGCGAGAACGCCGCCCCTGANNNNNNNNNNNNNNNNNNNNNNNNNNNNNNNNNNNNNNNNNNNNNNNNNNNNNNNNNNNNNNNNNNNNNNNNNNNNNNNNNNNNNNNNNNNNNNNNNNNNTTGGCGGGAATGCGCACATCCCAAACGAATTGCCCGTCCTTGACGCGCCACACGCTTTCGATGACACCCCGGACTGTGTCCTGCCGCGCGCTGACCCACGTGACATCCCCAACGACCGCGGGCTTCAACACGAAATGCGCATACCCCGGAGCGGCGGCATCGGGCCGTATACCCGCCAGGCCGCGATAGAACCACACGCCGATGCCGTTATAGCAGTTGTGAATGTGCGAGCGGAGGGCGTCCCAATGCTCCCACGTGGTTGTTGCGCCATTGGCAAGCATATACCCCCACCCCGGATAGGTTTCCTTGCTCGTATATTCGAACACGAGATCGTTTCGGTCCAGTTGAAACAAGGTCTCCGTAAGGAGTGGCACGCCCACCAGCCCAACATCCAGATGGCCTTTGCACTCGACCAGTATCTTCTGCTCGAGACGGCTCTTCACCGCCTCGCGAAGATCGCCGGGGACGGCTCCCACCAGCAATGGATACGCCAAGTCCAGTTGGGTATCATCCACGTAGGTCCCCCGCGCGGGCTCGTAAAACACCTCGTGCACCCGCTTACGCCGGGCCGCGGCCTCCTCCGCGTAACGCTTTGCGTCTTCAGGACGCCCCAGCACCGTGGCAATGCCCGACATCCAGTCATAACATTGGACTACAAAACAGTTGTTGACGTGGTCGATCGACTTCTCGGCCTGTTTCTCGCGGCGGTCGGGCCGCGCCCAGTCGCCCAGGTACCAGGCTCGATAATCGGTCTCCGGCCATGGTCGCAGCAGCCCCTCTTTCGTGTACGCCTCGACATAGCCCAGCCAGTGCTGCATCGCCGGATAATTCACCTCGAGGATGCGCGTGTCGCCGTAATCCTGATACATCTGCCAGGAGGCCGCGATGATAAACCCGCACCAGTACGGTCCGCCCCCCGCGCTGAAGGGGTTCGGCGCCGTGTGCGGCATCCCCCCGTCCGGCCGCTGGCAATCCCGCCAATGCGTCAACCACGCGGTGTAAAGCGGCCCCATGCCGAACATCGTCATGGCTGTCGGCGTGCTGGCTTGCCCGTCGCCGCCATAGCCCAGCCTCTCGATGTGCGGACAATCCACCAGATATCCCCCCAGACTCAGGCATTCAAGCGTGTAGTGCACCATGTCGTGTATGTTCGTCAGCACCGGATTGGAGCACGCGAAACTCCCGTAGTTCTGGAAATTGGTACGCACCAGATACGCCGCGATCGCTTTCGACTGCGACGGCACGTCCATGCCCGTGATCCGCACGTAACGAAATGCGTGGTAGTTGAACCGGTTCCGGAAGGTCTCCTCCCCGCCTCCCCGGGCAATGTATTCATCGGTCTGGCCAAAATTGTCGAACTCGTCGTCTGCCAAGAAATCGGCATAGTCCATTTTGACGGATTGCCCCGGCGTCAAACCGGTGAACGTAATCTCGAAAAGGCCTGACAGATTCGTCCCGAAATCCACGAGCCATACCTTATCCTCCAGAAACCGTACGCGCGCGGGTTCGTAGCGCCGCAGCAGCGCATTGGTCTCGACGGGTTGCGCGGATACCACGTGCTCTGCTGGTTCGGCCGCAACGGCGTTAGGCCAAGCGGTCGCGTCAAACTCCGGATTCGCCCATGCCGCATTATGGGCCCTCGCATCGTACCGCTCGCCGCCGTAATGCCCCGGATGCCCCACGTCGATACACTCAAACCCGCTGGGGTGCGCCTTCCATGTGGCATCGGTTGCCACAATGACACGCTCGCCGCCTGCCAGGTCAGCTTCGAGTTGCGCCCTGACCAGCGGCCCCTTGCAGGCAACGCCCGGCAGCCCTTCCTGATACCACCCGCGGCCCATCCAGAGCGCAATGCTGTTCGTCCCTTCCCGCAGAAACGCCGTCACATCGTGGGTGAGATAGAACGACCGCTTGTTGAACTGCGTCACCGCCGGCGACAGAGGCGCGTCATCGACTCTCTCACCGTTCACATACAATTCGTAATAGCCGAGGGGGTTCACGTAAACGCGCGCGTCTGCGGGCTTTTCGCCCAATTCAAAGGTCTGCCGCAGCCACGGGGACTGAGGATTCCCCTGCGCGGCGTCCATGCCGATATAGGCCCCCTGCCAATCGCTGGGGTCCAGCAGGCCCATGCTCCACGCCGCAGCTTCGCTCCACGCGCATTCACGGCCGTTTCCGTCCCAGAGTTTCACCTTCCAATAGCACCGTTGCCGGGACGCCAGCGCCTTGCCCGCGTACGCGACCAGCACGCTCTCAGAGGAGTCAATCTTCCCGCTGTCCCACAAATCGCCCTCCTCAGCCGCCAGCATCTCCGGCGCGGACGCCACCAGAATCCGATACGCCGTTTGTCTCGCGCCGCGCTGGTCAGATTCGACAATCCAGCTCAGCCTGGGCGGGTTGGCGTCTATCCCGAGGGGATTCTCCAGGTATTCGCAGCGCAACCGGCCCACAATTACGCCTTCCTCCCCTTCGCCAGCCCGCGCGGCGCATACTGTCCCGACAATTCCCAACGCTACAACCATCACGCGAAATCCCAACATGTTTCCACCTCGTGCGTCTTGCGCGCCAATCCACGAAGCACCCTTTGCCCGAACACATAGAATCACCCGAGTATCCCCGTTCGCTGTCCCGCGATGCAACCGTGTTGTCAGCGGGTGTTGTCAGCGGGACACAAATCAAGGTCATGCATGTCTCCCAGGGTTGCATGCATGAACTCCTGTGAATCACGGCTCTTGGCAAAGGCATCTTGGATTCTCGGGTGTTGATCGAGCCGCGGGCGAACCGTATTCTGACTTGCACCGGGCGGAGCAAGGCATGCCGGAGGAAGCAGAAGCAAACACCGGCGCCGCGACTATTTACGCAAATGCGCTGATGCTGCGATGCGGTTCGGCCATGAGGGCAATGTCATGATTGGTGCGGTTCTTTGGGCTGCGGCCGTTCTCTGCAGCGTCACTCCCACACCTGCGGAATTCGAGGAGCGGGATGCCTGGGTTGATGCCAGGTTTCGAGGCTCTCCAGGAGAACCCCTCGCGGAGCCAGGCCTCGCTATTCTTGCCAACTACGATCCTGTCCAAAGAAACGTGCATATGGGGAAACCCCTGAAGCTCCAGGACAAACCGTTCGCTCGCGGTCTCTTCTGCCATGCGCCCAGCATGATTCTGGTCCGAATCCCATCGGGCGGCAGAGAGTTCTCCGCGATGGTGGGCGTCGACACGAACGACCCGGCGGGCGAAGGAAGCGTGGTATTCTCTGTTCACGCCGGGGGAAACATCGTGTTCCGCTCTGACATACTGCGCAAAGGGATGGCAGCGGTTCCCGTTCTCGTGGATCTGCAGGGAGCCACGGAGTTCACGCTCGAGATATCCGATGCTGGAGACGGCAACGCCTGCGACCAGTCCTGTTGGGCCGACGCCAAGATTGCGCTGGCCGATGGCAAGGAGCTCTGGCTCGATGAGATGACCATGACGGATGGCGGGGAAAGACCCTATGGCACGGAACCTTTTCTATCATTTGTCTATGACGGCCGGCCCTCTTCGGAATTCCTGAGTGACTGGACTTTGGAGCGGAACAGCAGGGAGCTGGATCCAGAGCGCACGGAACACTCCGTAACCTATAGGGATCCTGTAACGAATCTTGTCGTCCGTTGCGTGGGAGTAGCGTGGAGGAACTATCCCACCGTGGAATGGACCGCGTACTTCAAGAATGAGGGCACCGGGGATACGCCCATACTTGAGTCAATCCAGGCAATCGACACTACTTTTGAACGTAGCTCTCAGGGGGAGTTCCTGTTACATCATCACACGGGCGACAGATGCACTATTGACAGTTTTGAACCTCACTCAACGACACTAGGGCCCAATGTTTCCCTGACGTTCGCGCCACGCGGCGGCCGTCCGACCAACTTCGAATGGCCTTACTACAACCTGGAATGCCCACAGCAGAACGAAGGCGTAATCATCGTCATCGCCTGGCCCGGCCAATGGGCATCCCGGTTTGTCCGTGACAGCGGGCGCGCCCTTCGCGTCGTTGGAGGCCAGGAATTGACTCGTTTGAGACTCCACCCCGGCGAAGAAATACGGACTCCTCTAATAGTGCTGCAGTTCTACAAAGGCGACTGGCTCCGGGCCCAGAACGTCTGGCGGCGCTGGATGTTCGAACACAATTTCCCGAAGGACCATGGCAAAGCATTATCTCCGAAACACGGCGCTGCCAGCGTCTGGTACTTCGGGTTCCAGTGTACCCGGGCAGGTGACATTGAATTCATCCATCGCTTTGCAGAGAAGGGCATACAGTTGAATTACTGGTGGATGGACGCGGGCTGGTATCCCGGCGGCAGTTGGCCTGTAACCGGCACCTGGGAGGCCGACAAATCCCGCTTCCCGAACGGTCTGCGGGCCGTTACCGACGCCACCCGCGAATACGGCGCCGAAACCATCGTATGGTTCGAGGTGGAACGTGTCCATCCGGGCACATGGCTCGCCGTCAATCGCCCGGAATGGGTCTTTGGCGGCGCGGACGGCGGTCTTCTCAAGATGAACGAGCCGGAGGCAGTGCAGTGGCTGACAAACCATATTGACAAGTTGATTTCGGATGAAGGCATAGACCTTTATCGCTCGGACTTCAATATAGACCCTTTGGATTTCTGGCGGGGCAACGA
The window above is part of the Candidatus Hydrogenedentota bacterium genome. Proteins encoded here:
- a CDS encoding sulfatase-like hydrolase/transferase, which codes for MRRRDFLRAMGMGAAAVALNRLGFAEEQAQSPPNMLFIFADDFTYEAVNALGCGEIHTPNLNRLVRGGVTFTHAYNMGAWQGAVCVASRTMLNTGRFLWEAKELEAKLDGEAAAGRLWPQYLKAAGYDTYFSGKWHVATKPAAVFDHVMSERPGMPNQTDEGYGRPIEGQPDGWSPYDPEFEGYWKGGRHWSEVLADDGVAFLEQAAGSDAPFFMYLAFNAPHDPRQSPKEYVDMYPPEKIALPGNYMPEYPYKDAIGCGESLRDEKLAPFPRTELAVKVHRREYYAIITHMDAQVGRILDALEKTGKTGNTYIFFAADNGLALGHHGLLGKQNMYDHSVRVPLIVCGPGIQKDKRIHAGVYLQDIMPTTLELAECKVPEHVRFRSLMPLIDGRRKESYDAIYGAYMDLQRMVTAGNFKLIWYPKLEKYLLFNLRKDPLEAHDLCGNERYARRLEQMKAKLRALEKEMGGQFAGG
- a CDS encoding NPCBM/NEW2 domain-containing protein encodes the protein MIGAVLWAAAVLCSVTPTPAEFEERDAWVDARFRGSPGEPLAEPGLAILANYDPVQRNVHMGKPLKLQDKPFARGLFCHAPSMILVRIPSGGREFSAMVGVDTNDPAGEGSVVFSVHAGGNIVFRSDILRKGMAAVPVLVDLQGATEFTLEISDAGDGNACDQSCWADAKIALADGKELWLDEMTMTDGGERPYGTEPFLSFVYDGRPSSEFLSDWTLERNSRELDPERTEHSVTYRDPVTNLVVRCVGVAWRNYPTVEWTAYFKNEGTGDTPILESIQAIDTTFERSSQGEFLLHHHTGDRCTIDSFEPHSTTLGPNVSLTFAPRGGRPTNFEWPYYNLECPQQNEGVIIVIAWPGQWASRFVRDSGRALRVVGGQELTRLRLHPGEEIRTPLIVLQFYKGDWLRAQNVWRRWMFEHNFPKDHGKALSPKHGAASVWYFGFQCTRAGDIEFIHRFAEKGIQLNYWWMDAGWYPGGSWPVTGTWEADKSRFPNGLRAVTDATREYGAETIVWFEVERVHPGTWLAVNRPEWVFGGADGGLLKMNEPEAVQWLTNHIDKLISDEGIDLYRSDFNIDPLDFWRGNDAADRQGITEIRYIEGYQAYWDELRRRHPGMLIDSCASGGRRDDLETMRRAVPLLRSDLENNPEAYQCHNYGFGLWLPYFDSANYEKFDPYYFRSTIAPFLQCNWDVRKDDFDVKGATERIKEWRSVAGYYFGDFWPLSDYSTADNVWMAWQLDRPDLAAGMVQAFRRAKCPYVSAQYKLRALEPDAPYLVKNIDSTESMEVSGQSLMENGLLITIGQQPDAVIVTYEKAGE
- a CDS encoding family 78 glycoside hydrolase catalytic domain: MLGFRVMVVALGIVGTVCAARAGEGEEGVIVGRLRCEYLENPLGIDANPPRLSWIVESDQRGARQTAYRILVASAPEMLAAEEGDLWDSGKIDSSESVLVAYAGKALASRQRCYWKVKLWDGNGRECAWSEAAAWSMGLLDPSDWQGAYIGMDAAQGNPQSPWLRQTFELGEKPADARVYVNPLGYYELYVNGERVDDAPLSPAVTQFNKRSFYLTHDVTAFLREGTNSIALWMGRGWYQEGLPGVACKGPLVRAQLEADLAGGERVIVATDATWKAHPSGFECIDVGHPGHYGGERYDARAHNAAWANPEFDATAWPNAVAAEPAEHVVSAQPVETNALLRRYEPARVRFLEDKVWLVDFGTNLSGLFEITFTGLTPGQSVKMDYADFLADDEFDNFGQTDEYIARGGGEETFRNRFNYHAFRYVRITGMDVPSQSKAIAAYLVRTNFQNYGSFACSNPVLTNIHDMVHYTLECLSLGGYLVDCPHIERLGYGGDGQASTPTAMTMFGMGPLYTAWLTHWRDCQRPDGGMPHTAPNPFSAGGGPYWCGFIIAASWQMYQDYGDTRILEVNYPAMQHWLGYVEAYTKEGLLRPWPETDYRAWYLGDWARPDRREKQAEKSIDHVNNCFVVQCYDWMSGIATVLGRPEDAKRYAEEAAARRKRVHEVFYEPARGTYVDDTQLDLAYPLLVGAVPGDLREAVKSRLEQKILVECKGHLDVGLVGVPLLTETLFQLDRNDLVFEYTSKETYPGWGYMLANGATTTWEHWDALRSHIHNCYNGIGVWFYRGLAGIRPDAAAPGYAHFVLKPAVVGDVTWVSARQDTVRGVIESVWRVKDGQFVWDVRIPA
- a CDS encoding right-handed parallel beta-helix repeat-containing protein, with amino-acid sequence MGTILVITSVFVCLSGYAAVIEVDGTNGAAIAKAIEISSPGDTVSIPEGIYLVDRALAPKSGVRVIGAGQDKTMLRFTGEQPAVFMGLSGVKDVEIAHMTLDGADNPNATQGISGSNSKRLNIHHVTVRNLVKGAGFGPHGILFAGINPTRENGVTESAIADCRFENIGVEAGFAGAIRLSWGSSNNRILRCTIENTGRGGIFTDNGSTDNIIQYNTVNGSGGEGLGIEVWGGSDRSLIEHNTIDHWLSIGGCSNCAARHNTISDHSGAYKFCGIEAIGSYIIVTDNTVDGGAKIGLSLSSPHVMNYFLWARNTVRECNQWGSQLQGEAGGIAWHYFYDCTFENMPVGVGPVWYPGDEGYGFRVLGNCRNITFENCVFRNNARLGLQLLGPNVDALYFLNCTISGNSRAAVSGPSGYTALEFENCAVSGNGSDALPERKSFATARPAASFTAPREARSGETVALQNTSSPSGPPLAAALWDLGAGLPVFHDLAAKEAGENAAP